A region from the Actinomycetota bacterium genome encodes:
- a CDS encoding prepilin peptidase produces MLPFLIILFVVGAIIGSFLNVVIYRLPRQLSIVSPGSHCPRCEQPLKWYDNIPLVSYMVLHGQCRNCGLPIAPRYPTVELLTAVLWVVGGIQFGVDWPLLPALLLISALVAIFFIDLDHYIIPNVIVLPVGLIGLAANIAISPGDWWVYLVSGLGAAGFFFAVAVLYPGGMGMGDVKLAGMLGFFLGTAIMPGLFLGFLIGALTGVYLMASGQRGRKSKIPFGPFLSIGAIIALFYGDRLLELWLNLVQ; encoded by the coding sequence ATGCTTCCATTCCTGATAATCCTGTTTGTCGTCGGCGCCATAATCGGCAGCTTCCTCAACGTGGTCATCTACCGGCTGCCGCGGCAGCTGTCGATCGTCTCACCGGGATCGCATTGCCCCAGATGCGAGCAGCCTCTCAAGTGGTACGACAACATCCCCCTGGTGAGCTACATGGTTCTGCATGGACAGTGCCGCAACTGCGGCCTGCCGATCGCGCCGCGCTATCCCACGGTGGAGCTGCTGACCGCCGTGCTGTGGGTCGTCGGCGGCATCCAGTTCGGCGTCGACTGGCCGCTGCTGCCGGCGCTGCTGCTGATCTCGGCGCTGGTGGCGATCTTCTTCATCGACCTCGACCACTACATCATCCCCAACGTCATCGTGCTACCTGTGGGTTTGATCGGGCTGGCCGCCAACATCGCCATCTCCCCGGGCGACTGGTGGGTGTATCTGGTCTCCGGCCTGGGAGCCGCGGGCTTCTTCTTCGCCGTGGCCGTGCTCTATCCGGGCGGAATGGGCATGGGGGACGTCAAGCTTGCGGGTATGCTGGGATTCTTCCTGGGGACGGCGATCATGCCGGGGCTATTCCTGGGGTTCCTTATCGGCGCGCTCACCGGCGTCTACCTCATGGCCTCGGGGCAGCGTGGCCGCAAGAGTAAAATCCCCTTCGGGCCCTTCCTTTCAATCGGGGCCATCATCGCGCTGTTCTATGGCGACCGGCTGCTGGAACTGTGGCTGAACCTGGTGCAGTGA
- a CDS encoding tetratricopeptide repeat protein, with protein MKFKSYYWAIIAAAVVVLLALALPIFVFRGGNDSSDPHTGVDTSQQSEPVDYTPQIEAFQDLIKANPADTMALAGLGDVYMQSGRYADANDMYLKAVAVNPNDSIFYARLGDSEFALGMVDVALRDLQKGLALNPKDQEIFLYIGSIYAQTGKPDDAKKNWQQAYDIDPSTRYAHVAKQLISEQDNPSSTGNAPALP; from the coding sequence TTGAAGTTCAAATCCTATTACTGGGCGATTATCGCGGCTGCCGTCGTGGTGCTGCTCGCGTTAGCGCTCCCCATATTTGTCTTCCGCGGCGGCAATGACAGCTCCGATCCTCATACCGGCGTCGACACCTCCCAGCAAAGCGAGCCGGTCGATTACACTCCCCAGATCGAAGCCTTCCAGGACCTGATAAAGGCCAACCCTGCCGACACCATGGCGCTGGCCGGGCTCGGCGACGTCTACATGCAGTCGGGACGCTATGCCGACGCCAACGACATGTATCTCAAAGCCGTGGCCGTCAATCCGAACGATTCCATTTTCTATGCGCGCCTGGGAGATTCCGAGTTCGCTCTGGGGATGGTGGATGTGGCCCTGCGGGACCTGCAGAAGGGGCTGGCGCTCAATCCCAAGGATCAGGAGATCTTCCTCTACATCGGTTCGATCTACGCCCAGACCGGCAAGCCCGATGACGCCAAGAAGAACTGGCAGCAGGCCTACGATATCGATCCGTCAACCAGGTATGCCCACGTGGCCAAGCAGCTGATATCCGAGCAGGACAATCCTTCGTCGACGGGCAACGCCCCGGCGCTTCCCTAG